The Egibacteraceae bacterium genome has a window encoding:
- a CDS encoding peptidoglycan DD-metalloendopeptidase family protein gives MRVVRKGRRLARRTVTLVCVACFVLPVTGAGAADPGSDLQAVRRQLEGARGGLEQIDGRRQTTIADLTESQTRLAALEDRLRALTGDLTRAQGSLAAADRTLQATTGQLVATEQQLEDTRTDLADAREVFAGRARASYMYGGTGPSSSSALFGMDDANQFHRALGYVQRVVANDRQQVALVANLERQVEATAVELALLQERHRAERAVAEAERDRVAVLVNEQQGLRNAVVAETDRHAAILAELDADRAAHVALIDSLETESAQLEQELRRRAEEARRAEEARQVEDARRVAAANARRASRSAPPAALAPPSQPTASGWRMPSDGRLSSGYGMRRHPMFGTARMHTGVDFAAPTGTPIYAATGGVVVSAGWRGGYGLAVVIDHGGGLATLSAHASEIHVSPGDVVSRGQVIASTGSTGQSTGPHLHFEVRVNGEPRDPMPYLR, from the coding sequence GTGCGTGTGGTGAGGAAGGGGCGCCGCCTTGCGCGGCGGACGGTGACGCTCGTGTGCGTCGCCTGCTTCGTGCTCCCGGTGACGGGGGCCGGTGCCGCCGACCCAGGCTCCGACCTCCAGGCCGTCCGGCGTCAGCTCGAGGGGGCGCGCGGCGGTCTCGAGCAGATCGACGGGCGGCGTCAGACGACCATCGCCGACCTCACCGAGTCCCAGACCCGTCTCGCGGCGCTCGAGGACAGGCTGCGGGCGCTTACCGGCGACCTGACCCGAGCGCAGGGCTCGCTCGCCGCGGCCGACCGCACCCTGCAGGCGACCACGGGGCAGCTCGTCGCCACCGAGCAGCAGCTGGAGGACACCCGCACGGACCTCGCCGACGCGCGCGAGGTCTTCGCCGGCCGGGCCCGCGCCTCCTACATGTACGGCGGCACGGGACCGTCGAGCTCCTCGGCGCTGTTCGGCATGGACGACGCCAACCAGTTCCACCGGGCTCTCGGCTACGTCCAGCGGGTCGTGGCGAACGACCGCCAGCAGGTCGCGCTCGTCGCCAACCTCGAACGGCAGGTCGAGGCCACCGCCGTGGAGCTCGCCCTATTGCAGGAACGCCACCGCGCCGAGCGCGCCGTCGCCGAGGCGGAGCGCGACCGGGTGGCGGTCCTCGTCAACGAGCAGCAGGGCCTGCGCAACGCCGTCGTCGCGGAGACCGATCGCCACGCCGCGATCCTCGCCGAGCTCGACGCGGACCGGGCCGCCCACGTCGCGCTCATCGACTCCCTGGAGACGGAGAGCGCGCAGCTCGAGCAGGAGCTGCGCCGCCGCGCCGAGGAGGCCCGCCGGGCTGAGGAGGCCCGCCAGGTCGAGGACGCGCGCAGGGTGGCCGCCGCGAACGCGCGCCGCGCCAGCCGCTCCGCACCTCCGGCGGCCCTCGCCCCGCCCTCGCAGCCGACCGCCTCCGGCTGGCGCATGCCCTCGGACGGGCGCCTGAGCAGCGGCTACGGGATGCGCCGCCATCCGATGTTCGGGACGGCGCGCATGCACACCGGCGTCGACTTCGCGGCTCCGACGGGCACACCGATCTACGCGGCGACGGGCGGCGTCGTCGTGTCCGCCGGCTGGCGGGGTGGCTACGGGCTCGCGGTCGTCATCGACCACGGCGGGGGACTCGCGACCCTGTCCGCCCACGCCTCAGAGATCCACGTGTCGCCCGGGGACGTCGTGAGCCGCGGGCAGGTCATCGCCTCGACGGGCTCCACGGGGCAGAGCACCGGCCC